A section of the Falco biarmicus isolate bFalBia1 chromosome 3, bFalBia1.pri, whole genome shotgun sequence genome encodes:
- the LOC130145727 gene encoding natriuretic peptides A-like, which translates to MDTKGSFSCGFFLLLLIQLQSSRANPIYSLSPAKELASMEALLERLEDKFAMIEALESNPDLQEPKPQEEISPEFIDDSDDQKAEARLAPITPVSYRDSFLKRLRGLQMPRMMRDSGCFGRRIDRIGSLSGMGCNGESRLSHFTE; encoded by the exons ATGGACACTAAAGGCTCATTTTCCTGCGGCttcttcttgctgctgctcatcCAACTTCAGTCCAGCAGAGCCAACCCTATTTACAGCCTCAGCCCTGCCAAAGAACTGGCCAGCATGGAG GCTCTGCTGGAGAGACTGGAGGATAAGTTTGCAATGATTGAAGCCCTGGAGTCCAATCCTGACCTGCAAGAGCCCAAACCCCAGGAGGAGATCTCACCAGAATTCATAGATGATAGTGATGACCAGAAAGCTGAAGCTAGGCTAGCACCCATCACCCCTGTGTCCTACAGGGACTCCTTCCTCAAGAGACTGAGGGGACTGCAGATGCCCAGGATGATGAGAGATTCTGGCTGCTTTGGGAGGAGAATTGATAGAATTGGCTCCCTGAGTGGAATGGGTTGCAATGGTGAGTCCCGGCTAAGCCATTTCACTGAATAG
- the LOC130145728 gene encoding C-type natriuretic peptide 1-like produces the protein MKINLKLLFCPGFLLLLMVSQSQARAKPISSLQRMSGLLDEDLEHPLVSEDRDHEQDNIIPRGAFDQQDPESQWTRNTRDQPEGMSMGDSAVQRFFSDLQNSPRKYQGLSRGCFGVKLDRIGSLSGLGC, from the exons ATGAAGATCAACCTGAAACTTCTTTTTTGCCCTGGATTCCTTCTACTGCTTATGGTCAGTCAAAGCCAGGCAAGGGCCAAGCCCATTTCCAGCTTACAG cgTATGTCTGGACTGTTAGATGAGGACCTGGAGCATCCACTGGTCTCAGAAGACAGAGACCATGAGCAAGACAACATAATCCCAAGAGGTGCCTTTGATCAGCAAGACCCTGAATCCCAGTGGACCCGAAACACCAGGGACCAGCCTGAGGGCATGTCCATGGGTGATAGTGCTGTCCAGAGGTTCTTCAGTGACCTCCAAAATTCACCCCGTAAATACCAAGGCCTCTCCAGGGGCTGTTTTGGTGTCAAGCTGGACAGAATTGGGTCACTGAGTGGACTGGGATGCTAA
- the LOC130145726 gene encoding natriuretic peptides A-like translates to MQLPALCCGASLLLLALPWAGAQPAGGERGAELLSLQELLEALGQLREEEEEGEPGLEDEPVAGAEDGGSERDAPGAGSSPPGVPLPVPSPRQPAEGQSPWRSLLSSHRRRHFSGCFGTRMERIGAQTALGCSQHNARFWRRGRS, encoded by the exons ATGCAGCTCCCGGCTCTGTGCTGCGGGgcctcgctgctgctgctcgccCTGCCATGGGCTGGAGCACAGCCGGCCGGCGGCGAGCGCGGTGCggagctgctgtccctgcag gagctgctggaggcgctggggcagctccgggaggaggaggaagagggggaacCGGGCTTGGAAGACGAGCCGGTGGCCGGGGCTGAAGACGGCGGCTCGGAGCGGGACGCCCCGGGGGCGGGGAGCAGCCCGCCCGGTGTCCCGCTCCCGGTGCCCAGCCCTCGCCAGCCGGCGGAGGGGCAGAGCCCGTGGAGGagcctcctctcctcccacagGCGGAGACACTTCTCGGGCTGCTTCGGGACGAGGATGGAGCGGATCGGCGCGCAGACGgcgctgggctgcagccagcacaacGCCC GTTtctggaggagagggagaagctga